From the genome of Plasmodium malariae genome assembly, chromosome: 9, one region includes:
- the PmUG01_09049200 gene encoding V-type proton ATPase subunit F, putative, whose translation MTTRRHKFFNETDLKIYIIGDEDSVVGFLLAGIGFRDGLGKKNFFIVNSKTNKAEIEEVFKEYTSKNDCGVILMNQQIADEIRYLVDLHDKILPTVLEIPSKDKPFDPNKDSIIQRVKLFFGGDITNLK comes from the exons atgaCGACAAGAAGACACAAATTTTTCAACGAAACagacttaaaaatatatatcataggGGATGAA GATTCTGTAGTAGGTTTTTTATTAGCTGGTATTGGCTTTAGGGATGGTttagggaaaaaaaatttttttattgtaaactcaa AAACGAATAAAGCAGAAATTGAAGAAGTATTTAAAGAGTACACATCAAAAAATGATTGCGGAGTTATATTGATGAATCAACAG ATCGCTGACGAAATAAGGTACCTAGTTGATTTACACGATAAAATTCTGCCAACAGTTCTGGAGATCCCATCAAAGGATAAGCCCTTTGATCCCAATAAAGATTCAATTATACAGAGAGTAAAACTTTTCTTTGGGGGTGACATTACAAATTTAAAATGA